The genome window TGCCGACATGAAGATTGCGACGGTTTCCAGCGGTTCGCTGGCAATCGACAAGGCACTTGGTGTTGGCGGTTATCCACGGGGCCGGATAGTAGAAATCTACGGTCCTGAAAGTTCGGGGAAGACGACTGTCGCCCTCCATGCCGTGGCAGAAGTTCAACGGCAAGGGGGCACGGTAGCGTACATCGATGCCGAAAACGCCTTAGACCCGCAGTATGCGGAAGCCCTTGGGGTTGATGTCGACAACCTGCTCTTATCCCAGCCAGACACCGGTGAAGAGGGACTGGCGATTGCAGATGCCTTAATTGCCACCAGTGCAATTGACCTGGTCGTGATTGATTCCGTAGCCGCCCTGGTTCCCCAAGCCGAAATTGATGGTGACATGGGTGACCACCACGTCGGTTTGCAGGCGCGGTTGATGTCCCAAGCCTTGCGGAAACTTTCTGGTGAAATCAACAAGACGAAGACAATTGCGATTTTCATCAATCAAATCCGTGAAAAGGTCGGGGTTATGTTTGGAAATCCCGAAACGACTACTGGGGGCCGGGCCCTTAAATTTTACTCCACCATCCGGATGGAAATCCGCCGGGCGGAACAGATTAAGAACGGAACCGACGTCATCGGTAATAAGGCGAAGGTTAAAATCGTTAAGAATAAGGTAGCGCCTCCGTTCAAGCGGTGTGAAGTTGATATCATGTATGGTGAAGGAATCTCGAAGACTGGTGAACTGTTGGATATGGCGGTAGACCAGGACCTGGTGAAGAAGAGCGGTGCATGGTACTCATACGGCAACGAACGAATTGGTCAGGGCCGGGAAAACGCCAAACAGTGGCTTGCTGATCACCCAGACAGCATGATGGAACTGATGAATAAGGTTCGGGTTGCTAATGGCATGAAGCCGCTGGAAGAGAGCAAGAAGGCCGCCGATGATGGTGACGCTCCGGCTGCTGGTCAGCAGGAGACCATCGAAGAGGCCAGCAAGAACTAACTAATACTGTTAACTAAGGGAGCACAAATGTTTGTGACTCCCTTTTTTGCTGAGGAGGCGACAAAATAATAATAGTTGACACCTTCCTTGACCAAGATTAAAATTTAATTTGTGTGATGCTTTGTAAGCGTGACACGGTGAAAATTATTAACCAACCAACAACAAAATAGTTGAAGCGGGGGTGAAATTGTGCAGTTATTTATTTTCGCCGCGCTTGCTATGGTTGTCGGTCTTGTTATTGGCTATGCTATTCGTAAAGCAACTTACGAAAAACAGTTAGCAGCGGCGCAGCAGACCGCTGCGGGAATTATTGCGACCGCTAAGAGTGAAGCGGAAACGGCGAAAAAAGAAGCGATTCTGGAGGCTAAGGAAGAAAGTCACCGCTACCGTGAAAATGTTGAAGATGAGCTAAAACAACGCCGGAGTGAGGTTCAGCGGCAGGAGGATCGTCTTCTGCAGCGTGAAACCAGCCTTGATCACAAGGATTCCGCATTAGAACGACGTGAATCAGCGGTCGGCAAGCGTGAACACAAACTGGATCAGGAAACTGAGAAACTTCACCAAAAGCAGCAGGCAGCAGCCGCATTAGTTGACCAGCGTCAGGCCGAATTGGAAAAGGTCGCGCAGATGTCACACGAGGATGCCAAGAGCCTGCTTCTGGCAGAAATGAAGGAACAGCTCAAGACAGAGCGGGAAGTAATGATCCGTGATAGTGAGCAAGAAGCCGAAGTGACCGCGGATCGTAATGCAAAGAAATTGATCGTGGAAGCAATCCAGCGGAGTGCCGCCGATG of Limosilactobacillus oris contains these proteins:
- the recA gene encoding recombinase RecA, with the translated sequence MADQRKAALDKALQKIEKNFGKGSIMRMGDAADMKIATVSSGSLAIDKALGVGGYPRGRIVEIYGPESSGKTTVALHAVAEVQRQGGTVAYIDAENALDPQYAEALGVDVDNLLLSQPDTGEEGLAIADALIATSAIDLVVIDSVAALVPQAEIDGDMGDHHVGLQARLMSQALRKLSGEINKTKTIAIFINQIREKVGVMFGNPETTTGGRALKFYSTIRMEIRRAEQIKNGTDVIGNKAKVKIVKNKVAPPFKRCEVDIMYGEGISKTGELLDMAVDQDLVKKSGAWYSYGNERIGQGRENAKQWLADHPDSMMELMNKVRVANGMKPLEESKKAADDGDAPAAGQQETIEEASKN